In one window of Kosmotoga pacifica DNA:
- a CDS encoding 2-oxoacid:ferredoxin oxidoreductase subunit beta produces the protein MATSRLLTYLRQDRMPHVWCPGCGNGVIMKAFVDAIDRLSLDPGRIAVVSGIGCSSRVTGYLNFNTMHTLHGRAIAFATGVKLARPEFKVVVMGGDGDILAIGGNHFIHACRRNMDLTVIIFNNSIYGMTGGQYSPTTPEDTYASTAPYGNIEDQFDAVKLAINSGATYVARSTVYHYAQTAQLIQKGLEHRGMSVIEVMTNCHTYFGRYNGMPEPIQMLSYFKEKAVTVKKAEKMSPEELKDKIVIGEFLNVEKETYNEKYEQLKKKLASSEKE, from the coding sequence ATGGCGACATCTAGATTGCTAACCTATTTAAGACAAGATAGGATGCCGCACGTCTGGTGTCCCGGTTGTGGTAATGGTGTAATAATGAAAGCCTTCGTCGATGCTATTGACAGATTGTCTCTTGATCCCGGAAGGATTGCCGTTGTGTCTGGTATTGGTTGTTCGTCACGTGTCACTGGTTATTTAAATTTCAACACCATGCATACCTTACATGGAAGGGCAATCGCTTTTGCAACAGGCGTGAAACTCGCCAGACCCGAATTTAAGGTGGTCGTCATGGGTGGGGATGGCGATATCCTTGCCATTGGTGGAAATCACTTTATTCATGCATGCAGAAGGAATATGGATCTCACAGTGATTATCTTTAACAACAGTATCTATGGCATGACTGGTGGTCAGTACTCGCCAACCACTCCGGAAGATACGTATGCATCCACGGCACCTTACGGTAACATCGAAGACCAGTTTGACGCTGTAAAGCTCGCCATTAACTCTGGGGCGACTTATGTGGCAAGGAGTACCGTTTATCATTACGCACAGACCGCGCAGCTTATTCAAAAAGGCCTCGAACACAGAGGAATGTCCGTGATAGAGGTCATGACTAACTGCCATACATACTTTGGAAGGTACAATGGTATGCCCGAGCCCATTCAGATGCTCTCCTATTTTAAGGAAAAGGCTGTTACTGTGAAAAAGGCTGAAAAAATGTCGCCCGAAGAACTGAAAGATAAGATAGTGATAGGAGAATTCCTGAACGTAGAAAAGGAAACGTATAACGAGAAATATGAACAGCTCAAGAAGAAATTAGCGTCCAGCGAGAAGGAGTGA
- a CDS encoding 2-oxoacid:acceptor oxidoreductase family protein gives MAVRQPHSVRISGIGGQGNVLMGIILADALVSMGLWVVQTQSYGAQVRGGLSYCDVLFCKEPIDYPKANNFNVIYSMHQIAVNAHANLLKPNGIFIIDSSYVSDIPKEAFRLTKKIIMKPISKLTQERFGTALPSNMVGLGIISRASSIVQPEALKKSMKKHIKAKYHKLNEEAIEFGMSLVEKSYTIKEEIREFIRGFE, from the coding sequence ATGGCAGTGCGTCAACCCCACTCTGTTAGGATATCAGGCATCGGGGGACAGGGGAATGTCCTGATGGGGATTATCCTGGCCGATGCCCTCGTTTCGATGGGACTGTGGGTGGTTCAGACCCAATCATATGGTGCTCAGGTACGTGGAGGTCTATCATATTGCGATGTGCTTTTTTGTAAAGAACCCATTGACTATCCCAAGGCGAACAACTTCAATGTGATTTATTCCATGCATCAGATAGCTGTAAACGCTCATGCCAACCTTTTGAAACCTAATGGCATATTCATTATTGACAGTTCTTATGTGTCTGATATTCCCAAAGAAGCCTTCAGGCTCACAAAAAAGATAATTATGAAACCCATCTCGAAATTGACACAAGAGCGCTTTGGAACCGCGCTGCCTTCCAATATGGTGGGATTGGGTATCATTTCCCGTGCTTCCAGCATAGTCCAGCCTGAAGCTCTGAAAAAGTCCATGAAAAAGCATATAAAAGCGAAATACCATAAACTGAACGAAGAGGCCATTGAATTTGGTATGTCTCTGGTGGAAAAGTCATATACCATAAAGGAAGAAATAAGAGAGTTCATTCGAGGTTTTGAATGA
- a CDS encoding ferritin-like domain-containing protein, which produces MFSAHEILDIALNIEVEGFKFYREMADKAKDESTRSTFKFLAAQEEEHMVTFRTLLKKFEDEAQDLLNWDEATEYLKTLSEHKVFPDAKTLEEMFKDSTPEEVIKYAIEREKDTVIFYYELLDMLRDYEAKEAVNKIIKEEKKHVVILRELL; this is translated from the coding sequence ATGTTTTCGGCGCATGAAATTCTGGACATCGCTTTGAATATTGAAGTAGAAGGTTTCAAGTTCTACAGGGAGATGGCTGATAAAGCAAAAGATGAAAGTACAAGGTCTACTTTTAAGTTTCTTGCGGCTCAGGAAGAAGAGCATATGGTTACTTTCAGAACCCTTTTAAAGAAATTCGAGGATGAAGCACAGGATCTGCTGAACTGGGATGAAGCTACAGAATACCTTAAAACCCTCAGCGAGCACAAAGTCTTTCCGGATGCCAAAACTCTTGAAGAAATGTTCAAAGACAGTACCCCAGAAGAGGTCATAAAATATGCTATAGAAAGGGAGAAAGATACAGTCATCTTTTATTACGAACTTCTGGATATGCTCAGGGATTACGAAGCAAAAGAAGCTGTCAACAAGATCATAAAAGAGGAAAAGAAACACGTTGTGATATTGAGGGAACTGCTTTGA
- a CDS encoding diacylglycerol kinase family protein, translated as MRTFLKSFEFAIRGLKHLLLKERNFKIQFTIGLTVLTLSLLVGLEEWEFLWILFSIFFVLSLEGINTIVEELLDFIEERYHKKVEIVKDLAAGVVLLGSMFTVIVATIIFGRALFGISRITGLFFGIILDAFLFGLGLFGGGKR; from the coding sequence ATGAGAACTTTTTTAAAAAGTTTTGAGTTTGCCATCAGAGGGCTCAAGCATCTACTTTTGAAAGAACGCAACTTCAAGATACAATTTACAATAGGACTGACGGTTCTTACGCTGTCCTTATTGGTTGGTTTAGAGGAATGGGAATTTCTGTGGATATTGTTTTCAATTTTTTTTGTACTGAGCCTTGAAGGAATAAACACCATCGTTGAAGAATTGTTGGACTTCATTGAGGAGCGCTATCACAAGAAGGTTGAAATCGTTAAAGATCTTGCTGCTGGCGTTGTGCTTTTGGGTTCAATGTTTACTGTAATAGTTGCCACTATCATCTTTGGTAGGGCGTTATTCGGAATTTCAAGAATCACCGGACTATTTTTTGGTATAATATTAGATGCTTTTCTCTTTGGCCTTGGCCTTTTTGGAGGTGGAAAAAGGTGA
- a CDS encoding DUF523 domain-containing protein produces the protein MKRILVSACLFGINCNYKGKNNLNYRIFSLMDDFSLIPVCPEQLGGLPTPRPRAEIQGGKGWVPGSRVVNEFGNDMTTAFKRGAEEVLKIAKLFGVEFAILKSTSPSCGTQYVYDGTFNSILVPGVGVTAALLRENGIEVFSEDEIEYIGS, from the coding sequence ATGAAGCGAATACTGGTAAGTGCCTGTCTTTTCGGAATAAATTGTAATTATAAGGGTAAAAACAACCTGAATTACAGGATATTTTCTCTCATGGATGATTTTTCCCTTATTCCGGTTTGTCCTGAGCAACTCGGCGGATTGCCCACTCCGCGTCCCAGAGCGGAGATTCAGGGCGGCAAAGGATGGGTACCGGGCTCAAGAGTGGTGAATGAGTTTGGAAATGACATGACGACGGCTTTCAAGCGAGGTGCAGAGGAAGTTCTTAAGATTGCAAAGTTGTTTGGTGTGGAGTTTGCAATTTTGAAAAGCACCAGTCCTTCGTGTGGTACGCAGTATGTTTATGATGGTACTTTTAATTCGATTCTTGTTCCAGGAGTGGGCGTCACAGCGGCGCTTCTCAGGGAAAATGGAATAGAGGTCTTTTCAGAAGACGAAATAGAATATATCGGGTCCTGA
- a CDS encoding deoxycytidylate deaminase: protein MRREELEAFLKNFNAKEKIRKKSDWDRYFMVLADTVKDRSSCIHRKVGAVIVKENRILATGYNQPPSGFPHCDETTCIRDALSISSGENQEICYAAHAEQNAIAQAARFGIPTAGATIYVTHKPCSICARILINAGIKRIVFVKDYPDPLSEFLLKKSGVVLEQLELEGGSHGDI from the coding sequence ATGAGACGGGAAGAGCTTGAAGCCTTTCTCAAAAATTTTAATGCAAAAGAAAAAATCAGAAAGAAAAGTGACTGGGATAGATACTTTATGGTTCTGGCCGATACGGTTAAAGACAGGTCGAGCTGCATTCATCGCAAGGTTGGAGCGGTAATCGTTAAGGAAAACAGAATCCTTGCCACGGGATATAACCAGCCACCATCAGGCTTTCCTCACTGTGATGAAACTACTTGTATTCGCGATGCACTCTCTATTTCATCCGGAGAAAATCAAGAAATCTGTTATGCCGCCCATGCTGAGCAAAACGCGATTGCTCAGGCTGCGAGATTTGGTATTCCAACAGCAGGAGCAACGATTTACGTTACGCATAAACCGTGTTCTATATGTGCGCGAATACTGATAAATGCCGGGATAAAACGCATAGTCTTTGTGAAGGACTATCCCGATCCTTTGTCAGAATTTTTATTAAAAAAATCTGGTGTAGTTCTGGAACAACTCGAGCTTGAAGGAGGTAGTCATGGCGACATCTAG
- the gatA gene encoding Asp-tRNA(Asn)/Glu-tRNA(Gln) amidotransferase subunit GatA yields MLELIELWEVTCLKGDFLELKISDISKLTDDEKKRVISFYHERTKAINKELNAFLEISTLPEELSSGPLSGVPYALKDNILARGTRTTCASNILKNYESPYDATVTIRLKNAGAVLLGKTNLDEFAMGSSTENSAFGPTRNPWDLNRMPGGSSGGSAAAVAAGMVPFALGSDTGGSVRQPAAFCGVVGYKPTYGLVSRYGLVAFASSLDQIGPITRCTEDAYTVLRTIAGKDPQDATTVHRKIDFREDKLPEIDLKDIRIAIPADALEFSGLDERVKSRFLEFVERLKRKGAWVSFVELGILKYVVATYYLIAPGEASSNLSRYDGVRYGSRTRDDNYETMIKRNRDSGFGDEVKRRILLGTFTLSSAYYDAYYRRALKMRKMISERIEQVLDTHDFILNPTAPALPGKLGEISDPLSYYLMDIYTIPANLTGGPAISIPIDPVEGLPVGIQLLGKRFADVKLLSTAKVLESISSAYNDKGLVKISERWLHV; encoded by the coding sequence ATGTTAGAATTAATTGAACTATGGGAGGTGACCTGCTTGAAAGGAGACTTTTTAGAACTCAAAATATCCGATATTTCAAAACTCACTGATGATGAGAAGAAAAGAGTTATTTCTTTCTATCACGAAAGAACCAAGGCTATCAACAAGGAATTGAATGCTTTTCTCGAGATTTCAACTCTCCCGGAAGAACTTTCTTCAGGTCCTCTTTCCGGGGTACCGTACGCTTTGAAAGATAACATACTGGCAAGGGGGACCCGAACTACCTGCGCTAGTAATATATTGAAAAATTACGAATCTCCTTATGATGCGACCGTTACTATACGCCTGAAAAACGCTGGGGCGGTTTTGCTGGGTAAGACCAACCTCGATGAGTTCGCCATGGGTTCATCCACAGAAAATTCTGCATTCGGACCCACGAGGAATCCCTGGGATCTAAACCGGATGCCCGGTGGTAGTAGTGGCGGTAGCGCAGCAGCGGTAGCAGCTGGCATGGTACCTTTTGCCCTTGGTAGTGATACAGGAGGTTCCGTCAGACAACCCGCAGCGTTCTGCGGTGTAGTTGGTTACAAACCCACCTATGGACTTGTTTCGAGGTACGGACTCGTCGCCTTTGCATCTTCACTGGATCAGATAGGACCTATAACGAGATGTACAGAAGATGCGTACACAGTTTTAAGGACAATTGCGGGGAAGGACCCGCAAGACGCTACTACAGTCCATCGCAAGATCGATTTTAGGGAAGACAAGTTACCAGAGATCGATCTCAAAGACATCCGGATTGCTATCCCTGCTGATGCCCTGGAATTCAGCGGACTGGACGAGAGAGTAAAATCTAGATTTCTTGAGTTTGTAGAACGCCTTAAAAGGAAAGGTGCATGGGTATCCTTTGTGGAACTCGGAATTCTTAAATATGTTGTGGCCACCTATTATCTCATAGCTCCAGGTGAAGCCAGCTCAAATCTTTCGAGGTATGACGGGGTGCGATACGGTTCTCGAACGAGAGATGATAATTACGAAACCATGATAAAGCGGAATAGGGACTCCGGATTCGGTGACGAAGTAAAACGCAGAATATTGCTGGGCACTTTCACGTTGAGTTCAGCATATTACGATGCTTATTATCGGAGGGCTTTGAAGATGAGAAAAATGATTTCAGAAAGAATAGAGCAAGTTCTCGATACCCACGACTTCATACTGAATCCTACTGCCCCTGCCCTTCCCGGTAAACTAGGTGAAATCAGTGATCCACTTTCATACTACCTGATGGACATTTACACTATACCCGCTAACCTGACAGGTGGCCCGGCTATTTCTATTCCTATCGACCCGGTTGAAGGACTTCCGGTGGGTATTCAGTTGTTGGGAAAGCGTTTTGCGGATGTTAAACTCCTTTCTACTGCGAAAGTTTTGGAAAGCATTTCAAGTGCATATAATGATAAAGGACTCGTCAAGATTTCTGAGAGGTGGTTACATGTATAG
- the rpsF gene encoding 30S ribosomal protein S6: MVEKRIYETMFIVSPKLDEEQRNAIAEKVKNYIEERVEGSIEKFDRWGMRKLAYRVRKGFTEGDYTLILFRADPEKVNVLERLYNITPDIFRWQTFRREDLEKEEKKKAKTEGKEEEVEVEAEEIVVEETSAEEKPENKTEE; this comes from the coding sequence ATGGTAGAGAAAAGGATTTATGAGACTATGTTTATAGTCTCGCCGAAGCTCGATGAAGAGCAGCGTAACGCCATCGCCGAAAAGGTGAAGAACTACATTGAAGAAAGGGTCGAAGGAAGTATTGAAAAGTTCGACCGTTGGGGAATGCGAAAGCTCGCATATCGTGTGAGAAAAGGCTTTACTGAAGGTGATTACACCCTCATTCTTTTCCGCGCTGATCCGGAAAAAGTTAATGTGCTTGAGAGACTTTACAACATTACTCCGGATATATTCAGGTGGCAAACTTTCAGAAGAGAAGATCTCGAAAAAGAGGAAAAAAAGAAGGCAAAAACTGAAGGGAAAGAAGAAGAAGTCGAGGTAGAGGCTGAAGAAATTGTTGTGGAAGAAACAAGCGCTGAAGAAAAGCCTGAAAATAAAACGGAGGAATAA
- a CDS encoding single-stranded DNA-binding protein encodes MSISYNRVVLVGRLTRDPEIKFSTSGTQISLFTLAVDRPTRGGVDDNSNTDFIRIVSFGKLAEFAGNYLTKGRLVLVEGSLRIRKWKTADGDPRSTAEVVASGIRFLETRSQVDVSPEVVNEPEKNAELNDDITFFGSEPTDADGDDIPF; translated from the coding sequence ATGTCGATCAGCTACAACAGGGTCGTTCTTGTAGGAAGATTGACCCGAGACCCGGAGATCAAATTCAGTACGAGTGGAACGCAGATTTCTCTTTTCACCCTTGCCGTTGATAGACCTACAAGGGGTGGTGTGGACGACAATTCAAACACGGATTTTATCAGGATTGTCAGTTTTGGAAAGCTTGCGGAATTTGCTGGCAACTATCTGACCAAAGGAAGACTGGTTCTGGTTGAAGGGTCGCTCAGAATAAGGAAATGGAAAACAGCTGATGGTGATCCAAGGAGTACAGCTGAAGTTGTAGCAAGTGGCATAAGATTTCTCGAAACAAGGTCTCAAGTAGATGTTTCTCCTGAAGTTGTAAATGAACCTGAGAAAAATGCGGAACTTAACGACGATATTACGTTCTTCGGTAGTGAACCGACGGACGCTGATGGTGACGATATCCCATTTTAA
- the glnA gene encoding type I glutamate--ammonia ligase, whose translation MVRKILEFVEKEEVKLVRLQITDINGTLKNVELPVKRLGEALTKGVMFDGSSIDGFVRIEESDMILYPDTETASLLPWKSESEKTIRLICDVMLPDGTPFEGDPRYRLRKIVEKAKKMGFEAFAGPEPEFFLIRKKSGDPKEIELLDKGGYFDMLPVDKGEEVRKSIVIALEKMGFEVETAHHEVAHSQHEVDFRYTDILRTADNIQTFKWVVKTVSVLNGLHATFMPKPFMGINGSGMHIHLSLFSKGENAFYDPHKPYELSETAIFFIGGVLKYAAEITAVTNPTINSYKRLVPGYEAPVNISWALGNRSALIRVPSVRGEATRIEIRNPDPTCNPYLALAVILAAGLKGIEENILPPKPIDRNIFELDSGEKLKRKIEHLPADLKEATAKCEKSELVRDTLGEHIFEKFIETKRLEWTRFMRSVTDWELAEYIDLF comes from the coding sequence ATGGTTAGGAAGATTCTCGAATTCGTCGAAAAGGAAGAGGTGAAGTTAGTACGCCTCCAGATAACCGACATCAATGGAACACTCAAAAATGTTGAACTTCCTGTCAAACGCCTGGGAGAGGCACTCACCAAAGGTGTGATGTTTGATGGTTCTTCTATTGATGGTTTTGTTAGAATAGAAGAATCTGATATGATCCTTTATCCTGATACCGAAACAGCCTCTTTGCTACCGTGGAAATCTGAATCTGAGAAAACCATAAGACTCATATGCGATGTAATGCTTCCCGATGGAACACCGTTTGAAGGAGATCCAAGATATCGCTTGAGAAAAATAGTCGAAAAGGCAAAAAAAATGGGTTTTGAAGCTTTCGCTGGTCCGGAGCCAGAATTCTTCCTGATCAGGAAAAAGTCGGGCGATCCGAAGGAGATAGAACTACTGGACAAGGGCGGTTACTTCGATATGTTACCCGTTGACAAAGGGGAAGAGGTCCGAAAGAGCATCGTTATTGCGCTTGAAAAGATGGGTTTCGAGGTTGAAACAGCGCATCATGAAGTTGCTCATTCACAACATGAAGTGGACTTTCGTTATACCGATATTCTGAGAACAGCCGATAACATTCAAACCTTCAAATGGGTGGTAAAGACAGTTTCGGTATTAAACGGATTGCACGCAACCTTCATGCCGAAACCTTTCATGGGGATAAATGGTTCTGGAATGCATATACATCTGAGCCTTTTTTCCAAAGGTGAAAATGCTTTTTATGATCCTCATAAGCCTTATGAATTGAGTGAGACAGCAATTTTCTTTATTGGTGGCGTACTCAAATATGCCGCTGAGATAACCGCTGTCACGAACCCAACGATCAACAGCTACAAGAGGTTGGTACCCGGATACGAGGCTCCTGTTAACATATCCTGGGCACTTGGAAATCGGAGCGCCCTTATCAGAGTTCCATCTGTAAGAGGAGAAGCCACAAGAATCGAGATAAGGAATCCAGATCCAACATGTAATCCCTATCTAGCTCTTGCTGTTATCCTTGCTGCCGGTTTGAAGGGAATCGAAGAAAATATCTTGCCTCCAAAACCCATTGATAGAAACATTTTTGAACTTGACAGTGGCGAGAAATTGAAACGTAAAATTGAGCACTTGCCTGCGGATTTAAAAGAGGCTACGGCAAAATGCGAAAAAAGCGAGCTTGTCCGTGATACTCTGGGTGAACATATCTTTGAAAAATTTATCGAGACCAAGAGGCTAGAATGGACAAGATTCATGAGGAGCGTGACAGACTGGGAACTGGCCGAATATATAGATCTCTTCTGA
- a CDS encoding peptidoglycan DD-metalloendopeptidase family protein, protein MSTRRSLVLLVVLMIMAVSSFGYIIVTYVIKPGDTLYSIAKKHDLHVSTILDFNEIEDPRNLKIGDTILFPQPDGLLYEVKEGETLTYIAKLFFAPVEDIVKANNIKNSDVIIPGQKLFIPMDSINKYGYEPMERIFRWPVYGVISSNYGWRTHPITGKLAFHTGLDIAAPMGAPIFAAATGYVVFAGLKGGYGYMVEIQHDNGMITRYAHMSHISVYVGQRVFMGSLLGRVGATGLATGPHVHFEVRDNEYRTVDPLSTLPAKDLMYVIRGYQDGNTDAGGK, encoded by the coding sequence GTGAGTACTCGCAGATCGCTCGTACTACTGGTCGTACTTATGATCATGGCTGTGTCTAGTTTTGGGTATATTATTGTCACTTATGTTATCAAACCGGGGGATACACTGTATTCCATTGCCAAAAAACATGACTTGCATGTCTCAACGATACTCGACTTCAACGAGATCGAAGATCCGAGAAACCTCAAAATCGGTGATACGATATTGTTTCCTCAGCCAGATGGTTTGCTATATGAAGTAAAAGAAGGAGAGACGTTAACATATATTGCTAAACTCTTCTTTGCCCCTGTTGAAGATATAGTTAAGGCAAACAATATCAAAAACAGCGACGTAATAATACCCGGACAGAAATTGTTCATCCCGATGGATTCAATCAACAAATATGGCTACGAACCAATGGAACGTATTTTCAGGTGGCCAGTGTACGGAGTGATTAGTTCGAATTATGGTTGGCGCACTCATCCTATAACGGGTAAACTCGCTTTTCATACAGGTCTTGATATCGCCGCACCTATGGGTGCTCCGATATTTGCTGCGGCCACTGGTTACGTTGTCTTTGCCGGACTCAAAGGTGGTTATGGTTACATGGTGGAGATACAACACGATAACGGGATGATTACCCGCTATGCTCATATGAGCCATATAAGTGTATACGTTGGTCAACGAGTTTTTATGGGTTCGTTGCTCGGCAGGGTTGGAGCGACGGGTCTCGCTACCGGTCCACATGTACACTTTGAAGTGAGGGATAATGAATATAGGACTGTAGATCCTCTTTCCACACTTCCTGCCAAGGATCTTATGTACGTGATAAGGGGATACCAGGACGGGAACACCGACGCGGGGGGAAAATGA
- the gatB gene encoding Asp-tRNA(Asn)/Glu-tRNA(Gln) amidotransferase subunit GatB, which yields MYRTVIGLEIHAQLSTKTKAFCSCSADVFELEANTAICPVCTGQPGALPVLNESVVEYAVKAALALNCKINLKSTFDRKNYFYPDLPKGYQITQYFTPIAENGFLKFKVDGEEKKVRIRRIHIEEDAGKMIHQGSDSISEATGSLVNLNRCGVPLIEIVTEPDISSPKEARIFMELLRDTLRALDVCSGDMEKGALRCDANISIVDEEAKKASNRVEVKNINSFKFVEKALEFERERIIKALESGSNVEKETRTWNFAKRETSSMRSKEEENDYRYFPEPDLPPLRLTRKYIEMIERSLPELPQEKIERLVREYGIPEYDATVLASDGEVARFFEDVAKRTGNPKEASNWIMTELLREINQRGISLRDMPIKVEHFVRLFELLKQETISVKIAKELFPIMVETGKFPDQLVKERGMEQISDKNLIEEIVLKAMKANPKAVQQYKEGKKGVMGYFIGAVMKETKGKANPAVVNEVVRRLLET from the coding sequence ATGTATAGAACAGTAATAGGACTTGAGATTCACGCACAACTTTCGACAAAGACGAAGGCCTTTTGTAGCTGTAGTGCGGATGTTTTTGAGCTGGAAGCCAACACAGCTATATGTCCTGTTTGTACGGGACAACCAGGTGCCCTTCCCGTGTTAAATGAAAGCGTGGTCGAATACGCAGTAAAAGCTGCTCTGGCTCTAAATTGCAAAATAAATCTGAAATCGACTTTTGACAGGAAGAATTACTTCTATCCCGATCTGCCAAAAGGCTATCAAATAACACAGTACTTTACTCCCATAGCTGAAAATGGTTTTTTAAAATTCAAAGTCGATGGAGAAGAAAAGAAGGTCCGGATCAGGAGGATTCACATTGAAGAAGATGCGGGCAAAATGATTCACCAGGGATCAGACTCCATATCCGAGGCCACTGGTAGTCTTGTAAACTTGAACAGGTGTGGAGTGCCATTGATAGAGATCGTTACAGAACCGGATATTTCCTCCCCTAAAGAAGCTAGAATTTTCATGGAACTTTTGAGGGATACACTGCGAGCCCTTGATGTCTGCAGCGGAGACATGGAAAAAGGGGCATTACGTTGTGACGCGAACATTTCTATTGTTGATGAAGAAGCGAAGAAAGCATCGAATCGAGTGGAAGTTAAGAACATTAATTCCTTTAAGTTTGTTGAAAAAGCTCTTGAGTTCGAACGAGAAAGGATTATCAAAGCTCTTGAATCGGGGTCGAATGTTGAAAAAGAAACCAGAACGTGGAATTTTGCAAAACGTGAGACCAGCTCCATGAGATCTAAAGAAGAGGAAAACGATTACAGATACTTTCCGGAGCCTGATTTACCCCCGCTTCGACTCACTAGAAAATACATTGAGATGATTGAAAGAAGTCTTCCCGAGCTTCCTCAGGAAAAGATTGAACGCCTTGTGAGAGAATACGGTATTCCAGAGTATGACGCAACCGTTCTCGCTTCTGATGGTGAGGTAGCACGATTCTTTGAGGATGTGGCGAAAAGGACTGGAAACCCTAAAGAAGCATCTAACTGGATAATGACGGAACTATTGCGAGAAATCAATCAGCGGGGCATCTCATTGAGAGATATGCCTATTAAAGTAGAGCACTTTGTAAGGCTTTTTGAGCTCCTCAAACAGGAAACAATTTCTGTTAAGATTGCCAAAGAATTATTCCCCATAATGGTCGAAACTGGAAAATTTCCTGACCAGCTTGTGAAAGAGCGAGGTATGGAACAGATCAGCGATAAAAATCTCATCGAAGAGATCGTTTTAAAAGCTATGAAGGCCAATCCCAAAGCTGTTCAACAGTACAAAGAAGGTAAAAAAGGAGTCATGGGCTACTTCATTGGAGCTGTGATGAAAGAAACTAAAGGCAAAGCAAATCCTGCTGTGGTTAATGAAGTCGTGAGGAGGCTTCTGGAGACATGA
- the hemW gene encoding radical SAM family heme chaperone HemW, with translation MKASVYVHLPFCKRFCHYCDFVKLKEHSEVVENYQKLLLQEFELWFDNNPPVYVETLYFGGGSPSLYPIRYLHQLIEKLKSLITFSPIEVTLEANPWELEKDKIETWYELGINRLSVGVQNASNEILRNVGRVSPTDLLERLKMAKNTFDILNLDFILGLPGENEETLERNIALVKELLPHHISYYFLDTDHDTPLMRAVNGGKIKLPDEEIIDRLYESMKERLSSLGYDRYEISSWQRSGMTCKHNLNYWKNGNYIGFGLSAGGHFKRLRYVNTASLENYEKAIIDNEFPREYSVLNNDFQEDIETLFMGLRLSEGVYLKTLTMEEHKKAFLVEKMLEKLDDFVEYNGERIYLNETGMDNSRFVFEKILEIKEEMEDVFGA, from the coding sequence ATGAAAGCTAGTGTATATGTACATCTTCCGTTCTGCAAGAGATTTTGTCATTACTGTGATTTCGTCAAATTAAAAGAGCATTCTGAGGTTGTTGAGAATTACCAGAAATTGTTGCTCCAAGAATTTGAACTCTGGTTTGATAACAATCCTCCCGTTTACGTGGAGACGCTGTATTTCGGGGGTGGATCCCCTTCATTATATCCTATAAGATATTTACACCAGCTCATCGAAAAGCTGAAATCACTGATCACTTTCTCACCCATTGAGGTCACATTAGAAGCGAACCCATGGGAACTGGAGAAAGATAAAATCGAGACATGGTACGAGCTTGGCATAAATCGTCTCAGTGTTGGAGTTCAAAACGCGTCTAATGAAATATTAAGAAATGTTGGTCGTGTTTCTCCAACAGATTTACTAGAACGTCTCAAAATGGCTAAAAACACTTTCGATATTCTCAATCTGGATTTTATTCTTGGTTTACCTGGCGAAAACGAAGAAACACTTGAAAGAAACATCGCGTTAGTTAAAGAACTACTTCCGCACCATATCTCTTATTATTTCCTCGATACCGACCATGATACTCCTTTGATGAGAGCTGTGAATGGTGGTAAGATTAAGTTGCCAGACGAAGAGATAATAGACAGACTATACGAATCAATGAAAGAAAGACTCTCTTCTCTTGGTTATGATCGTTATGAGATATCCTCCTGGCAAAGGAGTGGAATGACCTGCAAACATAATTTAAATTACTGGAAAAATGGCAACTACATTGGGTTCGGGTTATCAGCAGGAGGTCATTTCAAAAGACTCAGGTATGTCAATACTGCTTCATTGGAGAACTATGAAAAAGCTATCATTGACAATGAATTTCCGAGGGAATACAGTGTATTGAACAACGACTTTCAGGAAGACATAGAAACGTTATTTATGGGCTTGAGGCTCAGCGAAGGTGTTTATTTGAAGACGTTAACGATGGAAGAGCACAAAAAAGCGTTCCTGGTGGAGAAAATGCTTGAAAAACTCGATGACTTTGTAGAATATAACGGCGAACGTATCTATCTTAATGAAACCGGGATGGACAATTCGAGATTTGTTTTCGAAAAAATTCTCGAAATAAAGGAGGAAATGGAAGATGTTTTCGGCGCATGA